One segment of Antennarius striatus isolate MH-2024 chromosome 5, ASM4005453v1, whole genome shotgun sequence DNA contains the following:
- the setd5 gene encoding histone-lysine N-methyltransferase SETD5 isoform X3, whose protein sequence is MSIVIALGVTTPETSYSDMAAGSDPESVEASPAVNEKNYNNHSCGSAQNHGYRGLPYADHNYGAPPPPTPPASPLSQTIIPRMDLNGVVRGSRYHDPAEDNSADSESSSEEDGAVARWCHCSLTADGLLIKCDNCRGLDRRKGAEHRKPENVSAGESSVTESGDEEVSPSTISYTATQHTPTSIKLTVNRVKRSKSKKRKKSTEKTRGTAKSKKVKAFREGSRKSMRMKNSTTEANVLDENTTEGWESRIRQWTDQYEEALANQYSADVQTLLQLHRAASATVSKADSGTATPPSSAQMDAMDTINRTELACNNTVLGSQMQLQLGRVTRVQKHRKILRAAKNLEPDTLIIEYRGKVMLKQQFEVNGHFFKKPYPFVLFYSKFNDVEMCVDARTFGNDARFIRRSCTPNAEVRHMIAEGMIHLCIYAVDQITKDAEVTIGFDYEFNSCNYKVDCACHKGNQNCPVQKHNLSPRESLLSLPSLPPPSPLVGAETRRRKARRRELEGDGGQTSDQQPEAKELQGGSDTEERLQDELKVEETEDGEVEENGIATASKKTCTSLERRRRRVGGGDVKEESVEAEEGAGNPAGAAPTPQYSGLGVSTRRTTYVMETPSTEDKTPSPSLPAPAAPPKPARPAKPRPKSRISRYRSSSSQRARRQRQALAQQAAAAAAAAATASMSATATVDQSAALDDEGSQGPYGAESQGDGSLGGPLLDGEGQNLNCIRGGNLRYPKTKKYLVTEWLNDKLPGGGEKAPQEAPVERLLRISTDPTVLATTLNMLPGLSHAALICTAPRHYVRFGSPFNPERRRPRPLQMDGTYGCYKKRWIKQLEDESCPPSLEDGTESTSSQQSTSSRSTPNPLPTELTQPFKKRRSKYASEGAPPPLDHHLLRPLSPITPPPPEEEDGLQPLLRPRCGAPLPNGLAYSPLPSLPTSRCNTPLQFENISSPEASPVHRPQSISPEPDFDVPRPPFPDLSLPSSLESPVAVASDDYSLPGGGLDPQCPPAPLNPPSELVPPSREPAFRTEFNLIYTCSPLNANLGTAPDPPRPAQSEGGFSPAESFHSSQGPLGDGGPGSMSPYSEPHYGGGYPDGGTPPHTSHPPQKRKVSLLEYRKRKQGSGRDSEPGGGGSSLGGTPTRLGPPHYIQDSHQPMQPPPASPLSSAFSTPAHTAAAIPQIEEVSPPPDHQGASRCQDNNNQWMVPTTVERLREGQGVLERVLRSIKMERSYKRSDGSTEKDSDADRYEMQAAAMKSPQTYSPSIYSHQASESLRQTSSPSFLQQTSSSPFRGSYSPSSGQSFYPRLPPSHSPSSYPTATPPPSSDPRPPAGPPHQHGGSNADGGPAYSNSHLKASLLSGGPPRTHGQTKTDSGAQASRGGQQHSGPRLLSAPPQTHYPPQRGTGLGQFQGSGVRTQSGSF, encoded by the exons ATGAGCATAGTAATCGCGCTGGGAGTCACCACACCTGAAACGTCTTACTCAGATATGGCTGCTGGATCAGA CCCTGAGTCAGTTGAAGCTAGCCCTGCAGTGAATGAGAAAAACTACAACAACCACAGCTGTGGGAGCGCACAGAATCATGGGTATCGGGGACTACCATATGCT GATCACAACTATGGCGCGCCCCCTCCCCCTACCCCACCCGCCTCCCCGCTCTCTCAAACCATCATTCCCCGCATGGACCTCAACGGCGTGGTGCGCGGCTCGCGCTACCACGACCCCGCCGAGGACAACTCCGCCGACAGCGAAAGCTCCTCCGAGGAGGACGGCGCAGTGGCCAGGTGGTGTCACTGCAGCCTGACCGCCGACGGCCTGCTCATCAAATGCGACAACTGCAG GGGTCTCGACAGGAGGAAAGGAGCCGAGCACAGGAAACCAGAGAATGTTTCAG ctggTGAGAGCAGCGTCACCGAGAGCGGTGACGAAGAGGTGTCGCCCTCCACCATCTCCTACACCGCCACCCAGCACACGCCCACCAGCATCAAGCTGACCGTCAACCGGGTCAAAAGGAGCAAAtccaaaaagaggaagaagagcacaGAGAAGACGCGCGGGACGGCGAAGAGCAAGAAAGTAAAG GCCTTCAGAGAAGGTTCCAGGAAGTCGATGAGGATGAAG AACTCGACCACGGAGGCCAACGTGTTGGACGAGAACACGACGGAGGGATGGGAGAGCCGGATCCGCCAGTGGACGGACCAGTACGAGGAGGCGCTGGCCAACCAGTACAGCGCCGACGTGCAgacgctgctgcagctgcaccgCGCCGCCAGCGCCACCGTCTCCAAGGCGGACAGCGGCACGGCCACGCCCCCCTCCAGCGCGCAGATGGACGCCATGGACACCATCAACCGCACCGAGCTGGCCTGTAACAACACGGTGCTGGGGTCGCAAATGCAG CTGCAGCTGGGGAGGGTCACGCGTGTGCAGAAACACAGGAAGATCCTCCGAGCAGCCAAGAACCTGGAGCCGGACACCCTGATCATCGAGTACCGGGGGAAGGTCATGCTCAAGCAGCAGTTCGAAGTCAACGGCCACTTCTTCAAAaa ACCCTACCCGTTTGTGCTCTTCTACTCCAAGTTCAACGACGTGGAGATGTGCGTCGACGCCCGGACCTTCGGGAATGACGCGCGGTTCATCAGGAGGTCGTGCACGCCCAACGCCGAG GTCCGGCACATGATCGCCGAGGGCATGATCCACCTGTGCATCTACGCCGTGGATCAGATCACGAAGGACGCCGAGGTCACCATCGGCTTCGACTACGAGTTCAACAGCTG CAACTACAAGGTGGACTGCGCCTGCCACAAGGGCAACCAGAACTGCCCGGTGCAGAAGCACAACCTGAGCCCCAGGGAGAGCCTCCTGAGTCTGCCCTCCCTGCCCCCGCCCTCCCCTCTGGTTGGCGCCGAGACCCGCCGGAGAAAAGCCCGTCGGAGAGAGTTGGAGGGCGACGGCGGCCAGACGTCCGACCAGCAGCCGGAGGCCAAAGAGCTTCAGGGGGGCAGCGACACCGAG GAGCGACTGCAGGACGAGCTGAAggtggaggagacggaggacggagaggtggaggagaacgGGATCGCCACCGCCAGCAAAAAA ACCTGCACCAGTCTGGAACGGAGGCGGAGGAGAGTTGGGGGAGGGGACGTCAAGGAGGAGAGCGTGGAGGCCGAGGAGGGGGCAGGAAACCCCGCAGGcgccgcccccaccccccagtacTCCGGCCTGGGGGTCAGCACGAGACGCACCACCTACGTGATG GAAACGCCGTCGACCGAAGACAAGACGCCGTCACCCAGCCTCCCGGCCCCCGCCGCCCCACCCAAACCCGCTCGCCCCGCCAAGCCTCGACCCAAGAGCCGCATCTCGCGCTACCGCTCCAGCTCGTCCCAGAGGGCCCGGCGGCAGCGCCAGGCGTTAGCGCAGCAGGCAGCAGCGGCCGCCGCGGCGGCGGCAACCGCCTCCATGTCAGCGACGGCGACCGTCGATCAGAGCGCCGCCCTGGACGACGAGGGCTCCCAGGGGCCCTACGGCGCCGAAAGCCAGGGGGATGGTAGCCTGGGGGGGCCGCTCCTGGACGGGGAGGGGCAAAACCTCAACTGCATCAGGGGGGGGAACCTGCGCTACCCCAAGACCAAGAAG TACCTGGTGACGGAGTGGCTGAACGACAAGCTccccggggggggggagaaggccCCCCAGGAGGCGCCTGTGGAGCGCCTGCTGCGCATCTCCACCGACCCCACGGTGCTGGCCACCACCCTCAACATGCTGCCGGGCCTTTCGCACGCGGCGCTCATCTGCACCGCCCCCCGCCACTACGTCCGCTTCGGCTCGCCCTTCAACCCGGAGCGccgccggccccgccccctgcagaTGGACGGGACCTATGGCTGCTACAAGAAG CGCTGGATCAAACAGCTGGAGGACGAGAGCTGCCCCCCCAGCCTGGAGGACGGCACCGAGTCCACCTCGTCCCAGCAGAGCACCAGCAGCAGGtccacccccaaccccctcccTACCG agctCACCCAGCCGTTTAAGAAGCGCCGCTCCAAGTACGCGTCAGAGGGGGCGCCGCCCCCCCTGGATCACCACCTGCTGCGCCCGCTTTCGCCCATCACCCCCCCGCcgccggaggaggaggacggccTCCAGCCGCTGCTCCGCCCCCGCTGCGGCGCCCCGCTGCCCAACGGCCTGGCCTACTCCCCCCTGCCCTCGCTGCCCACCAGCCGCTGCAACACGCCGCTGCAGTTCGAG AACATCTCGTCTCCTGAGGCGTCGCCGGTCCACCGGCCCCAGTCCATCTCCCCCGAg CCCGACTTCGACGTCCCCCGCCCCCCCTTCCCGGACCTGTCCCTCCCCTCCAGCCTGGAGAGCCCCGTCGCCGTGGCGTCGGACGACTACTCCCTCCCCGGGGGGGGCCTCGACCCCCAGTGCCCACCGGCACCCCTCAACCCGCCGTCGGAGCTGGTGCCCCCCAGCCGAGAGCCGGCGTTCAGGACGGAGTTCAACCTCATCTACACCTGCTCCCCCCTCAACGCCAACCTGGGCACCGCCCCCGACCCCCCCCGGCCGGCCCAGTCCGAAGGCGGCTTCTCCCCGGCCGAGTCCTTCCACAGCTCCCAGGGGCCGCTGGGAGACGGGGGCCCCGGCTCCATGTCGCCGTACAGCGAGCCTCACTACGGGGGGGGCTACCCCGACGGCGGCACGCCCCCCCACACCAGCCACCCGCCGCAAAAGAGGAAG gTGTCGCTGCTGGAGTATCGGAAGAGGAAGCAGGGCAGCGGACGCGACTCCGAGCCGGGCGGGGGCGGGTCGTCTCTGGGCGGCACCCCCACACGGCTCGGCCCCCCCCACTACATCCAGGATTCCCATCAGCCCATGCAGCCACCGCCGGCGTCGCCGCTCAGCTCCGCCTTCTCTACGCCGGCGCACACCGCCGCCGCCATCCCTCAGATCGAGGAGGTCAGCCCCCCCCCGGACCACCAGGGCGCGTCCCGTTGCCAGGACAACAACAACCAATG gatggTCCCGACCACCGTGGAGCGGCTCAGGGAGGGGCAGGGCGTCCTGGAGCGCGTCCTGAGGAGCATCAAGATGGAGCGGAGCTACAAGAGGAGCGACGGCTCCACGGAGAAGGACTCtg ACGCCGATCGATACGAGATGCAGGCGGCGGCCATGAAGAGCCCCCAGACGTACAGCCCCTCCATTTACTCACACCAG gcGTCAGAGAGCCTCCGTCAGACCAGCAGCCCGTCGTTCCTCCAGCAGACCTCCAGCTCCCCGTTCCGGGGTTCCTACAGCCCCTCGTCGGGCCAGAGCTTCTACCCCCGCCTGCCCCCCTCCCACTCCCCATCCTCCTACCCCACGGCTACACCCCCCCCCTCGTCAGACCCCCGGCCCCCGGCGGGCCCCCCGCACCAGCACGGCGGCAGCAACGCGGACGGAGGCCCCGCCTACAGCAACAGCCACTTGAAAGCGAGTCTTTTGAGCGGCGGGCCCCCCAGGACCCACGGGCAGACTAAAACAGACTCAGGTGCCCAGGCCTCCAGGGGGGGCCAGCAGCACTCCGGCCCCAGGCTGCTGTCGGCCCCCCCGCAGACCCACTACCCCCCCCAGCGAGGGACGGGCCTCGGTCAGTTCCAGGGGTCCGGAGTACGGACACAGTCAGGAAGCTTTTAG